The Candidatus Delongbacteria bacterium genome contains a region encoding:
- a CDS encoding DUF2971 domain-containing protein: MKLFKYMEFYGFFENFMLRFTQPNDLNDTRECRPIMNITDPERFLAEQEIRLCGRYRDQLRSMYPNQSPQEIELAIVRALEIQREDYRINLPAKLDKFRNIFLRNVNSYVGILSLTSKDNDLKMWYDYGGKNKGFRIEFSEDSLFLKKSIKDNPMCGEVLPVQYDDNRPTVNVYPGSLDLPRELFWWKTLEWKTESEYRIVRNLLSADKVESDRYYLWRLSPGDLKSVVFGYLVDETKIAELKIKIRCFDKNVEIKRITVDGSGDFMLSEVG; the protein is encoded by the coding sequence ATGAAACTCTTTAAGTACATGGAATTCTATGGTTTCTTTGAGAATTTCATGTTGAGGTTTACTCAACCCAACGATTTAAATGATACTAGAGAATGTCGACCAATTATGAATATTACCGATCCAGAGAGATTTCTTGCAGAGCAAGAAATACGACTTTGCGGAAGATATAGAGATCAATTGAGGTCAATGTATCCTAATCAGTCTCCGCAAGAGATTGAATTAGCAATTGTGAGGGCGCTAGAGATACAGCGGGAAGATTACAGAATTAATCTTCCCGCGAAACTGGATAAATTCCGCAACATATTTTTGAGAAATGTAAATAGTTACGTTGGCATACTTTCATTAACTTCAAAAGATAATGATCTGAAAATGTGGTACGATTACGGTGGCAAGAATAAGGGATTTAGGATTGAATTCTCTGAGGATTCTTTATTTCTAAAGAAAAGCATCAAGGATAATCCAATGTGTGGCGAAGTGCTTCCGGTTCAGTATGATGATAATAGGCCTACAGTCAATGTCTATCCTGGGAGTCTTGATCTTCCAAGAGAATTATTCTGGTGGAAAACTCTCGAATGGAAAACAGAAAGTGAATATAGAATTGTCAGAAATTTATTGTCCGCAGATAAAGTGGAGAGCGACAGGTATTATCTTTGGCGCCTTTCTCCTGGGGACTTGAAATCTGTTGTGTTTGGTTATTTAGTTGATGAGACAAAAATTGCTGAGCTTAAAATCAAAATACGTTGCTTTGATAAGAATGTAGAAATAAAGCGCATAACTGTAGACGGCTCTGGCGATTTCATGCTCAGTGAGGTTGGATAG
- a CDS encoding helix-turn-helix domain-containing protein, which yields MNKELKAIQDRLDKAALFMREMDNRLRTVEQVLGDLHRDYTARMEREAEANRPPTPRKPRVVRTPGGKVRDPLLSALAARKADIGLNTRQLAGLLGYPRKTVSNWLNRDRVPRHPEDRVRIQEWIALADTVPPRVHREWREETES from the coding sequence ATGAACAAGGAGCTCAAGGCCATCCAAGACCGCCTCGACAAGGCCGCTCTCTTCATGCGCGAGATGGACAATCGCTTGCGCACCGTGGAACAGGTCCTGGGGGACCTCCACCGGGACTACACGGCGCGCATGGAACGGGAGGCGGAAGCCAACAGACCCCCAACGCCGCGCAAACCACGCGTCGTTCGCACGCCTGGCGGCAAGGTTCGGGACCCCCTCCTGTCCGCGCTGGCCGCACGCAAGGCCGACATCGGGCTAAACACCCGGCAGCTAGCCGGCCTGCTGGGCTACCCGCGCAAGACGGTCTCCAATTGGCTGAATCGGGACAGAGTGCCTAGGCACCCAGAGGATCGTGTGCGAATTCAAGAATGGATCGCCCTTGCGGATACTGTGCCGCCGCGCGTGCATCGGGAGTGGCGTGAGGAAACAGAGTCATGA
- a CDS encoding HNH endonuclease, with protein sequence MTVDHKLWRFVFDRDRGICRYCGVDLLASFSAYWSATVDHVQARSANGPDDQDNLVCSCPACNSMLSRSKELVTFETRKAYVDKRRAAEMAGYEVWRAEMRGAE encoded by the coding sequence GTGACTGTTGACCATAAACTCTGGCGCTTCGTCTTCGATCGCGACCGGGGGATCTGCCGGTACTGCGGCGTAGATCTGCTCGCCAGCTTCTCTGCCTACTGGTCTGCCACCGTTGATCATGTCCAAGCCCGATCCGCTAATGGCCCGGACGACCAAGACAACCTGGTCTGCAGCTGTCCGGCCTGCAATAGCATGCTCTCGCGCAGCAAGGAGCTCGTGACCTTCGAGACCCGCAAGGCCTATGTGGACAAGCGCAGGGCCGCTGAGATGGCCGGCTACGAGGTGTGGCGCGCTGAAATGCGGGGGGCAGAGTGA
- a CDS encoding helix-turn-helix transcriptional regulator: MNSFLKDFINSTPAYIARKVEHMLNLSVAISEWIEVKGMSKKALASDLGMKQSQLSRILSASSNVTLETLARIETAIGQNIIQIKIPSRDPDYYLLFRKTNLSDIKRVEFDNRGVLDQYVMTTYMYVNNSCNISKVAEATPGYGMEKTEPEILGFRDAA; this comes from the coding sequence ATGAACAGCTTCCTTAAAGACTTCATCAATAGCACTCCTGCCTATATAGCTAGAAAGGTTGAGCATATGCTTAATCTATCTGTAGCTATTTCAGAGTGGATCGAAGTAAAAGGGATGAGTAAAAAGGCCCTTGCGAGTGATTTGGGTATGAAACAGTCTCAGCTGTCGAGAATTCTTTCAGCGAGTTCAAATGTCACGCTCGAAACGTTGGCTCGCATTGAGACAGCAATAGGACAAAACATAATTCAAATAAAAATTCCTTCAAGGGATCCGGATTATTATCTCCTTTTTAGAAAAACGAATCTCAGTGATATTAAACGAGTAGAATTTGATAATAGGGGCGTTCTTGACCAATATGTAATGACAACATATATGTACGTTAATAATAGCTGCAATATATCAAAGGTCGCGGAAGCGACACCTGGTTATGGCATGGAAAAAACTGAACCTGAGATACTTGGCTTTAGAGATGCCGCATGA
- a CDS encoding DUF2188 domain-containing protein has protein sequence MKRAGSDRASVHTDTKKDAVEKGREISKNQGTELVIRRKDGTIEKSDSHGNDPCPPKDKK, from the coding sequence GTGAAGAGGGCCGGTAGCGACCGGGCAAGCGTCCACACCGACACGAAGAAGGACGCCGTGGAGAAGGGTCGAGAGATTAGCAAGAACCAGGGCACTGAGCTGGTGATCCGTCGGAAGGACGGCACCATCGAGAAGTCCGACAGTCATGGGAACGACCCATGTCCGCCGAAGGATAAGAAATAG
- a CDS encoding abortive infection family protein — translation MNQLLEQAETLQNLLISHATGGSESDAQYRQLRQVFLTGPTYEKTLPQFVRTNRSLDQFWQFIKYRYKHYAERRQYIYDEFQPLMQLLESNALNPSDDNVSAVLEKFDATHVNAAWSKALDRRTADPEGAITAARTLLETVCKHILEDLGSGAEDGADLPKLYRLTAEKLKLAPSQHTEPVFKQILGGCTAVVEGLGAVRNRLSDAHGKGRAPVKPTARHAELAVNLAGAMAGFLIATWEASREVRA, via the coding sequence ATGAACCAATTGCTCGAACAAGCTGAGACACTACAAAACCTGCTCATCTCACACGCCACAGGTGGGTCTGAGAGCGATGCGCAGTACAGGCAGCTCCGTCAGGTCTTCCTTACTGGTCCGACGTACGAGAAAACACTCCCACAGTTTGTGAGAACTAATCGATCACTTGACCAATTCTGGCAGTTTATCAAGTATCGATACAAACACTACGCAGAGCGCAGGCAGTATATCTACGACGAATTTCAGCCCCTCATGCAGTTGTTAGAAAGTAACGCTCTCAATCCTTCAGATGATAATGTTAGTGCAGTCTTAGAGAAGTTTGATGCCACACATGTAAACGCTGCATGGTCAAAGGCGCTTGACCGTCGAACGGCTGATCCGGAGGGGGCGATCACTGCGGCAAGGACTCTTCTTGAGACCGTCTGCAAACATATTCTAGAGGATCTCGGCTCTGGTGCTGAAGATGGTGCTGACCTACCGAAGCTGTACCGATTGACGGCCGAAAAGCTGAAGCTTGCGCCAAGTCAGCACACCGAGCCTGTCTTCAAGCAAATTCTTGGTGGCTGCACAGCCGTAGTGGAAGGTCTAGGAGCTGTTAGAAACAGGTTGTCAGATGCGCACGGCAAGGGCCGCGCACCGGTCAAGCCCACGGCTCGGCACGCAGAACTTGCGGTGAACCTTGCTGGGGCGATGGCTGGCTTCTTGATCGCGACTTGGGAGGCATCTCGTGAAGTCCGGGCCTAA
- a CDS encoding DUF4062 domain-containing protein yields MAKPRVFISSTYYDMRNVRADLERFIKEQGYEPVLFERGQIPYGVSETLEEDCYREISTCDILINLVGGKFGTDSQDTRYSISQNELKIAAKLGKQIYIFVEKLVYSEYRTYLANKDVVGFKPIAVNDVRVFQFLEEIYALSGRNPIHQFEVTGDIISFLREQWAGLMQMLLQENARQKEIRALEKIESTAIILNQLVDFLTRERKEGDATIKEILLSNHPLITTIRKIMEIPYRVLFENIREMNALLGARKTLPIKRNSQDPALYLEYKSDWFKTKKVLKVQSGLFDELGNMRFVKTTEWKDEFVLLEDFAEDDDLPF; encoded by the coding sequence ATGGCAAAGCCGAGGGTCTTCATTAGTTCGACTTATTATGATATGCGTAATGTACGGGCAGACTTAGAGAGATTTATTAAAGAACAAGGATATGAGCCAGTCTTGTTTGAGAGAGGTCAGATTCCATACGGTGTCTCAGAAACTCTTGAAGAAGATTGCTATAGAGAGATATCAACTTGCGATATATTGATAAATCTAGTGGGCGGCAAATTTGGAACTGATTCTCAGGATACACGTTATTCGATATCACAGAATGAATTAAAGATTGCAGCCAAATTAGGAAAACAAATCTACATATTTGTTGAAAAATTGGTTTATTCCGAATATAGAACGTATCTTGCAAATAAGGATGTCGTTGGGTTCAAGCCCATTGCAGTAAATGATGTGAGAGTGTTTCAGTTTCTTGAAGAAATCTATGCATTATCTGGTCGCAATCCAATACATCAATTTGAAGTAACTGGCGATATAATTTCATTTCTTAGGGAGCAATGGGCCGGTTTAATGCAAATGCTGTTACAAGAGAATGCGCGCCAAAAAGAAATAAGAGCACTTGAAAAGATCGAATCAACAGCCATCATACTGAATCAGTTGGTAGACTTTCTAACAAGAGAGCGCAAGGAGGGCGACGCAACAATTAAGGAGATATTGTTGAGTAACCATCCGCTAATTACGACAATCAGAAAGATAATGGAAATACCTTATAGGGTTTTATTTGAAAACATAAGAGAGATGAACGCTTTATTGGGAGCAAGAAAAACTCTGCCAATAAAACGAAATTCACAGGATCCAGCATTGTATCTTGAATATAAAAGTGATTGGTTCAAGACTAAAAAAGTGTTAAAGGTTCAATCAGGCCTGTTTGATGAATTGGGAAACATGCGGTTTGTGAAGACAACGGAGTGGAAGGATGAGTTTGTGTTGTTAGAGGACTTTGCTGAGGATGATGACTTGCCATTTTAG
- a CDS encoding PD-(D/E)XK nuclease family protein, whose amino-acid sequence MLNPCNPDMPLLETRIPESFQVHNEHWSFSRLDTYARCPLAYKARYLDPQIYGADHVLPIPDAGGPAVLGKLCHRTLELGCQALQQARHMGRLFRHQKLFLDCLHTAFQEPAEKRDVLPNGQVLADAQAILIEYLKTGDFYADQIIGLEWPFEFVIEDPFGDIRLIGFIDRLEMTPEGVVRIKDYKTNRMLYTKDELRQSLQASIYEIAVRDSTTLAVTPDTPVDFEFVLLRHGFSQRTIRSESDLQLAVHQITSLVHRCEGSTHFEPQLNKYCAYCDHKLRCPLWREVVARGLPQARVNPNDLSAIAVEYERMTDAAKILYARKEELADYMKIHLIGNDQIETPTHLFRSTANNETTFLDPFLVAKLIAQVYRRPTSHVLRRIGRISKTEFDAVMKDAEQRVTATALKELKEALAPLIETMPNPKLQAYKRPVEEKGQPAKRVKRPQVKRRLKV is encoded by the coding sequence ATGCTTAACCCCTGCAACCCCGACATGCCCCTCTTGGAAACCCGGATCCCCGAGAGCTTCCAGGTCCACAACGAGCATTGGTCGTTCTCACGACTCGATACCTACGCCCGCTGCCCACTTGCCTACAAGGCCCGCTACCTGGATCCCCAGATCTACGGTGCCGACCACGTCCTGCCCATCCCCGACGCCGGCGGACCGGCCGTCCTCGGCAAGCTCTGCCACCGCACGCTCGAGCTCGGCTGCCAGGCCCTCCAGCAAGCTCGGCACATGGGCCGCCTCTTCCGTCACCAGAAGCTCTTCCTCGACTGCCTGCACACCGCCTTCCAGGAGCCGGCAGAAAAGCGCGACGTGCTCCCCAACGGCCAAGTCCTGGCCGACGCCCAGGCCATCCTCATCGAGTACCTGAAAACCGGCGACTTCTACGCCGACCAGATCATCGGCCTCGAGTGGCCGTTCGAATTCGTCATCGAGGACCCCTTTGGCGACATCCGGCTCATCGGCTTCATCGATCGCCTGGAGATGACGCCCGAAGGCGTCGTGCGGATCAAGGACTACAAGACCAACCGCATGCTCTACACCAAGGACGAGCTCCGGCAGTCCCTGCAGGCGTCCATCTACGAGATCGCCGTGCGCGACTCCACGACCCTGGCCGTCACGCCCGACACGCCCGTCGACTTCGAGTTCGTCCTTCTCAGGCACGGCTTCTCCCAGCGCACCATCCGGTCCGAGTCGGACCTGCAGCTGGCCGTCCACCAGATCACCAGCCTGGTGCACCGCTGTGAAGGCTCCACGCACTTCGAACCCCAGCTCAACAAGTACTGCGCCTACTGCGATCACAAGCTCCGCTGTCCGCTCTGGCGCGAGGTGGTCGCACGTGGCCTGCCCCAGGCCCGCGTCAACCCCAATGACCTGTCTGCCATCGCCGTCGAATACGAACGCATGACCGACGCGGCCAAGATCCTCTACGCTCGGAAAGAGGAGCTGGCCGACTACATGAAGATCCACCTCATCGGCAACGACCAGATCGAGACGCCCACGCACCTCTTCCGCTCCACGGCCAACAACGAGACCACGTTCCTGGATCCATTCCTGGTGGCCAAGCTCATCGCCCAGGTCTACCGCCGGCCCACCAGCCACGTGCTGCGCCGGATCGGCAGGATCTCCAAGACCGAGTTCGACGCCGTCATGAAAGACGCTGAGCAGCGCGTGACGGCCACGGCACTGAAGGAGCTGAAGGAGGCCCTGGCGCCCCTGATCGAGACCATGCCCAATCCCAAGCTGCAGGCGTACAAGCGGCCGGTGGAAGAGAAGGGCCAGCCGGCCAAGCGCGTGAAACGGCCCCAGGTGAAGCGCAGGCTGAAGGTTTGA
- a CDS encoding phage minor head protein, which produces MTEDLAKVGIEGKLAQLGALKVGGYQALDQAGREALAEAAFSLVPTDALDFLSNYQLQLLGKLTDDLVAGIKSAVQVGIAQGEGPAKIARRIGGIVKDPDEFRQAGKTVFRSVQQRAELIARSEVMRAYNQGAVKIEAQVGITRVRWLTAGDERTCPDCGPLDGKEYNLADLLSQPLHPACRCTHVPADISQLMTKEALEAQLAGQTLENPAVNQALQSGDYSKLTVVQLREVAKGKGISIARTKADRITLLAEASSQDPAWLAGHTPAELDVWLKKYKIGALKSKDELIHALLKAVNADEAAKWAATKAAEKAALAAAKKAEEVAKATEAFHQLRDSALEVANASQADEFMASIKALQTHIDDVMETVGAETAATWSSGVEALKTAFVTSLEQSPLTDLRKVLATLGVKHTSSFSKVQAVDYLLDPAGRPALLEQIATKVQAAKEAAKVKKAQKPVPPTSPISPATSPAVQAKTADEAWAELKATNPFSFHSDASELGGAHTKYFYTDKAGDKWLFKPISEEFRAWGDEVAYLLAREVDPDTIEVRFIQLKDMNGRVRAGSIQKMKTGLKRPSSYEGVDLAALSPDELAQLQREHVVDWMISNHDGHVGQFLRADDGHVYGIDKGQLYKFLGKDKLAIDYYPNKPFNAGEPIYNTLMRSYLDGKLTLDLQATAEWIRRAQAIPDAAYREILMPYASRRFAGQPGALEDFLRTALARKNSLQTDFERFYSEIETARMGKTVTFRFGQVDVATPVEAGEASWARGSRINLEEEVKRIRESGWQGRSLPVDKGAIEDQNVLVRELLTPDGGRRTILQFKLRPEADRQLVSILKPRVSGMVADSLFEDPYWDRILAAVKTTNHHLQDKGFNFETLKAAQGLRPELRKLLETGNRIQQKLAKQYMAVLDEVAESTQRAMADGGALPVGKVTRFTPDAADIKALQKAATPPTDEAFTVRARDRWTEDMTRQKGSQVVIERESVPLSEHDGRLADRLMEFEVDLGQGVKAVYKPFQPGETAYALQGRLTVKVDGAVSETSVARAMERLKGLGIEATPSNAVDEELMYLQKVATVSKVDKSPAFLQAAEDAAKVSPEEALRIWREAWGHQLGVKNVTKLSSYNPSGVHQLSTATGEVGAAGTRIQYRFDLAEKKFQKDMQDYVLTHHISNGKSIEQFFKEVLPGNRAFVPTAERFGTGIPIGGMSPAEDLNTGGASYFFTRIAKNDPKLQNVITLKVDMLRRADAISYSSDYFGRVTGNHAAVHRFSDAKGWKTCARNGSNETIFKGPVPVLENLQEVIVNHQAERQRILSLFREQGIEMLPDGRKIEDVIVARS; this is translated from the coding sequence GTGACCGAGGACTTGGCCAAGGTCGGCATCGAGGGCAAGCTCGCCCAACTGGGCGCCCTGAAGGTGGGCGGCTACCAGGCCCTGGACCAGGCGGGACGGGAGGCCCTGGCGGAAGCGGCCTTCTCCCTCGTCCCGACGGACGCCCTGGATTTCCTCTCGAACTACCAGCTGCAGCTCTTGGGCAAGCTCACAGACGACCTGGTGGCGGGGATCAAGAGCGCCGTGCAGGTGGGCATCGCCCAGGGCGAAGGCCCGGCCAAGATTGCCCGGCGCATCGGCGGCATCGTCAAGGATCCGGACGAGTTCCGCCAGGCCGGCAAGACGGTCTTCCGGAGCGTGCAGCAGCGCGCCGAGCTCATCGCACGCAGCGAGGTGATGCGCGCCTACAACCAGGGCGCGGTGAAGATCGAAGCCCAGGTGGGGATCACGCGCGTGCGCTGGCTGACCGCCGGCGACGAGCGCACGTGCCCCGATTGCGGCCCCCTGGATGGCAAGGAATACAACCTGGCGGACCTCCTCAGCCAGCCCTTGCACCCTGCTTGCCGCTGCACGCACGTGCCAGCGGACATTTCCCAGCTCATGACCAAGGAGGCCCTGGAAGCCCAGCTGGCGGGTCAGACGCTGGAGAATCCAGCCGTCAACCAAGCGCTGCAGAGTGGCGACTACAGCAAGTTGACCGTGGTGCAATTGCGCGAGGTGGCCAAGGGGAAAGGCATTTCCATTGCCCGCACGAAAGCCGATCGCATCACGCTCCTGGCGGAGGCCTCCAGTCAGGATCCCGCCTGGCTGGCCGGCCACACGCCGGCCGAGCTGGACGTCTGGCTCAAGAAGTACAAGATCGGGGCCCTGAAGTCGAAGGACGAGCTGATCCACGCCCTCCTGAAGGCCGTGAATGCGGACGAGGCCGCCAAGTGGGCGGCGACCAAAGCGGCGGAGAAAGCGGCACTGGCTGCCGCCAAGAAGGCTGAAGAGGTGGCCAAGGCCACAGAAGCCTTCCACCAGTTGAGGGACTCGGCGCTGGAGGTGGCCAACGCCTCCCAGGCGGACGAGTTCATGGCGTCCATCAAGGCCCTGCAAACCCACATCGATGACGTGATGGAGACAGTTGGCGCGGAAACGGCGGCGACCTGGTCAAGCGGCGTGGAGGCCCTGAAGACGGCGTTTGTCACGAGCCTGGAGCAGTCCCCGCTGACGGACCTGCGCAAGGTGCTGGCGACCCTGGGCGTCAAGCACACGTCCTCCTTCAGCAAGGTCCAGGCCGTGGACTACCTGCTGGATCCAGCGGGGCGACCGGCCCTCTTGGAGCAAATCGCGACCAAGGTGCAGGCAGCCAAGGAGGCCGCCAAGGTCAAGAAGGCCCAGAAGCCGGTTCCGCCGACATCCCCGATCAGCCCGGCCACGAGCCCGGCCGTGCAGGCGAAAACGGCGGACGAGGCCTGGGCCGAGCTGAAGGCCACGAACCCGTTCTCGTTCCACAGCGACGCCAGCGAGCTGGGTGGCGCGCACACGAAGTACTTCTACACGGACAAGGCCGGCGACAAGTGGCTGTTCAAGCCCATCAGCGAAGAGTTCCGCGCCTGGGGCGACGAAGTGGCCTATCTCCTGGCGCGCGAAGTGGATCCAGACACGATCGAGGTGCGCTTCATCCAGCTGAAGGACATGAACGGCCGGGTGCGCGCGGGGTCGATCCAAAAAATGAAGACCGGGCTGAAAAGGCCCAGCAGCTACGAGGGCGTGGATCTGGCGGCGCTCTCGCCGGACGAACTTGCTCAACTGCAGCGCGAGCACGTCGTGGACTGGATGATTTCCAACCACGACGGACACGTCGGGCAGTTCCTGCGAGCCGATGACGGCCACGTGTACGGCATCGACAAGGGCCAGCTCTACAAGTTCCTGGGCAAGGACAAGCTTGCCATTGACTACTACCCGAATAAACCCTTCAACGCGGGCGAGCCCATCTACAACACGCTGATGCGCTCCTACCTGGACGGGAAGCTGACGCTTGATTTGCAGGCAACCGCAGAGTGGATCCGGCGCGCCCAGGCGATTCCCGATGCGGCCTACCGCGAGATTCTCATGCCCTACGCCAGTCGGCGCTTCGCCGGCCAGCCGGGTGCGCTGGAGGATTTCCTTCGCACGGCACTGGCCAGGAAGAATAGCCTCCAGACCGATTTCGAGCGCTTCTACAGCGAAATCGAAACCGCCCGAATGGGGAAGACGGTGACCTTCCGGTTTGGTCAGGTGGACGTGGCCACCCCGGTGGAGGCAGGTGAGGCCTCCTGGGCGCGTGGCAGCCGGATCAATCTGGAAGAAGAGGTCAAGCGCATCCGCGAGTCGGGCTGGCAGGGGCGCTCGCTGCCCGTGGACAAAGGTGCCATTGAAGACCAGAATGTCCTGGTGCGTGAGCTCTTGACCCCAGACGGGGGCCGGCGCACGATCCTGCAGTTTAAACTGCGACCCGAAGCGGATCGCCAGTTGGTGTCGATCTTGAAGCCCCGCGTGTCGGGCATGGTGGCTGATTCCCTGTTTGAGGACCCGTACTGGGATCGCATCCTGGCGGCGGTGAAGACGACCAATCACCATCTCCAGGACAAGGGGTTCAATTTTGAGACACTGAAGGCTGCTCAGGGCCTGCGTCCTGAATTGCGGAAGCTTCTTGAAACCGGGAATCGCATCCAGCAGAAACTGGCGAAGCAGTACATGGCCGTGCTGGACGAAGTGGCGGAGTCCACGCAGCGTGCCATGGCGGATGGAGGCGCGTTGCCCGTCGGCAAGGTTACCCGCTTCACGCCCGATGCCGCGGACATCAAAGCCTTGCAAAAGGCCGCGACGCCCCCCACCGATGAGGCCTTCACCGTCCGCGCGCGCGACCGCTGGACGGAAGACATGACCCGCCAGAAGGGATCCCAGGTAGTGATCGAGCGCGAAAGCGTGCCTCTGTCCGAGCATGATGGTCGGCTGGCGGATCGTTTGATGGAGTTTGAGGTGGACCTGGGCCAGGGCGTGAAGGCGGTCTACAAGCCGTTCCAGCCAGGTGAGACCGCCTATGCTCTGCAGGGCCGGCTGACGGTGAAGGTCGATGGAGCTGTGTCGGAGACGTCCGTGGCCCGTGCCATGGAACGCTTGAAGGGCCTGGGGATCGAGGCCACGCCATCCAATGCGGTCGATGAAGAGCTGATGTACCTGCAAAAGGTGGCGACGGTGTCCAAAGTGGACAAATCGCCGGCCTTCCTTCAGGCGGCCGAGGACGCCGCCAAGGTGAGCCCGGAAGAGGCACTGCGGATTTGGCGCGAGGCCTGGGGGCACCAACTGGGCGTGAAGAACGTGACCAAGCTGTCCAGTTACAATCCTTCGGGCGTCCACCAGCTGTCAACGGCCACGGGCGAGGTGGGGGCGGCCGGCACGCGCATCCAGTACCGCTTTGATTTGGCCGAGAAAAAGTTCCAGAAGGACATGCAAGACTACGTCTTGACCCATCATATCTCCAACGGGAAGTCGATCGAGCAGTTCTTCAAAGAGGTGCTCCCGGGTAACCGGGCCTTTGTCCCGACGGCCGAGCGCTTCGGCACGGGCATCCCCATCGGTGGGATGAGCCCTGCTGAGGACCTGAATACA
- a CDS encoding tyrosine-type recombinase/integrase, with protein sequence MRSHIPSFAEHLQARHLAPGTLAPYLREIEGLARLIEDEGGTLDTLSLQQVTQYLVREGRATGTARRARSAILQFLTWRKHPVAADFAQLRMPHAHAPAPEYLGEEEERALRRTLKARTDQRHHARDRALLSLMLDTGMRVGEVVQLQVGNVDLAEKRVRLVGKGGKQRSRFLPSETRELLAGLVVGQPAGAPVFLSQKDQPLCDRQVRRMLSHWAALAGITRPVYPHILRHTFATSLLKQTGNLRLVQLALDHESPRTTAIYAHVANAELETALERRTKGN encoded by the coding sequence ATGCGATCACATATCCCCTCCTTCGCGGAACACCTGCAGGCCCGGCACCTGGCACCTGGCACCCTGGCCCCCTACCTGCGCGAGATCGAAGGTCTGGCCAGGCTGATCGAAGACGAAGGGGGAACCTTGGACACGCTCTCCCTGCAGCAGGTCACACAATACCTCGTCCGAGAGGGCAGAGCAACAGGGACCGCGCGGCGGGCACGCAGCGCCATTCTGCAGTTCCTGACTTGGCGGAAGCACCCCGTGGCGGCGGACTTTGCCCAGCTGCGCATGCCGCACGCCCATGCTCCCGCCCCGGAGTACCTGGGCGAAGAGGAAGAGCGGGCGCTGCGCCGGACGTTGAAAGCCCGGACGGATCAACGCCACCATGCCCGTGACCGGGCTCTCTTGAGTCTCATGCTTGACACGGGAATGCGTGTGGGGGAAGTCGTCCAGCTCCAGGTGGGAAACGTGGATCTGGCGGAGAAGCGCGTGCGATTGGTGGGCAAAGGCGGAAAGCAGCGCTCGCGCTTCCTGCCCAGTGAAACTCGGGAACTACTGGCCGGCCTGGTGGTGGGACAGCCCGCAGGCGCGCCGGTCTTCCTTTCCCAGAAAGACCAGCCACTCTGTGATCGCCAGGTACGCCGCATGCTAAGCCACTGGGCCGCCCTGGCTGGAATCACCCGGCCCGTCTACCCACACATCCTGCGGCACACCTTCGCCACCAGCCTGTTGAAACAGACGGGCAACCTACGCTTGGTGCAGCTGGCCCTGGACCACGAGAGCCCTAGGACCACGGCGATCTACGCCCACGTGGCCAATGCCGAACTGGAAACCGCCCTCGAACGGCGCACAAAGGGCAACTGA